Proteins encoded by one window of Cuniculiplasma divulgatum:
- a CDS encoding type II glyceraldehyde-3-phosphate dehydrogenase: MIKVAINGYGTIGRRVADAVRAQKDMSVAGIVKRKPDYVAREASRNYRIFSSDKESLKAFSQSSIEAEGTMEELLDDVDIVVDATPEGQGEKNIQVYKTARKKAIFQGGESAALVEASFNAYGNFVDSWGKDYVRVVSCNTTAMARTVSACMEKFGVRKVEATIIRRATDPNDSKKGPINAIEPSLGFPSHHGPDLKTVLKIGEANTVAIKVPTTLMHVHVVNLTLEKSITQDDTLDLFKEYGRIITVSGKEGLISTAQLMDLGKEMGRKRGDLFEIPVWKESIFANNDNLRYIQAVHQESDVVPENVDAIRSMLQEKDKETSIEETDRAMEIRGKN; encoded by the coding sequence ATGATAAAAGTTGCTATTAACGGGTATGGAACCATTGGTAGGAGAGTGGCAGATGCAGTCAGGGCTCAGAAAGATATGTCTGTGGCCGGTATAGTGAAAAGGAAGCCAGATTATGTGGCAAGGGAGGCATCAAGAAATTATCGTATATTCTCAAGTGATAAAGAATCATTGAAAGCCTTCTCACAATCAAGCATAGAAGCCGAAGGTACGATGGAGGAACTTCTGGATGATGTGGATATTGTTGTTGACGCAACTCCAGAGGGACAGGGAGAGAAAAATATACAGGTATACAAAACAGCAAGAAAAAAGGCCATATTTCAGGGAGGAGAATCAGCTGCACTTGTAGAAGCAAGCTTTAATGCCTATGGTAATTTTGTGGATTCATGGGGTAAGGATTACGTAAGGGTTGTTTCATGCAACACAACTGCAATGGCAAGGACAGTATCAGCATGCATGGAAAAGTTCGGAGTAAGAAAGGTAGAAGCAACTATAATAAGAAGGGCAACCGATCCAAATGATAGTAAGAAAGGGCCCATTAATGCAATTGAGCCGTCTCTGGGTTTTCCATCACACCACGGTCCAGATTTGAAGACAGTCCTGAAAATAGGAGAAGCCAATACAGTAGCAATAAAGGTACCAACAACACTCATGCATGTGCATGTGGTAAATCTAACCCTAGAAAAAAGTATTACACAGGACGATACTCTGGATCTGTTTAAGGAATATGGAAGAATAATAACGGTATCAGGGAAAGAAGGACTCATATCAACTGCCCAGTTGATGGATCTTGGGAAGGAAATGGGCAGAAAGAGGGGGGACTTATTCGAAATACCTGTTTGGAAGGAATCTATATTTGCGAACAATGATAATTTAAGATATATACAGGCAGTACATCAGGAGAGTGATGTAG
- a CDS encoding proteasome assembly chaperone family protein yields the protein MENNQTKVGVICNEDIHFNNPIVIGGFIGQTTLGVTTTSYIIEQFGLHEVAKLKSHQIAPVTVFVGGKMRSPFRIYSNDKGTLMVIQCEVPVDIEGLYEITETLMEWIKPFNPKEFVIIDGVPVEDLPEERQAYLVAGLDRIESLKSSGITIAEAALIGGMGGAILNESILTGQNAIALLTNVSVAIPDHDAVLSVIKALNIIYKLGIKTTVLEESVKKIHEEISKVASEYKTATADQDSLTGPDSIYR from the coding sequence ATGGAAAATAACCAGACAAAGGTTGGCGTCATATGCAATGAAGATATACACTTCAACAACCCTATTGTTATAGGAGGCTTCATCGGACAGACTACATTGGGTGTAACAACAACAAGTTATATCATAGAACAGTTTGGTTTGCACGAAGTTGCAAAGTTGAAATCTCACCAAATAGCTCCGGTTACAGTATTTGTTGGTGGAAAGATGAGAAGCCCTTTCAGAATATATTCCAACGATAAGGGAACGTTAATGGTTATCCAGTGTGAGGTTCCAGTAGATATTGAGGGTCTATACGAAATTACAGAAACATTAATGGAGTGGATCAAGCCATTCAACCCCAAAGAATTTGTAATCATAGACGGTGTTCCAGTAGAAGATCTTCCTGAGGAGAGACAGGCTTATCTGGTAGCCGGTCTAGATAGAATTGAAAGTCTGAAGAGTAGTGGAATAACCATTGCAGAAGCCGCTTTAATCGGTGGAATGGGTGGTGCCATCCTTAATGAGAGCATCCTCACAGGACAGAATGCAATTGCTCTTTTAACAAATGTATCGGTTGCAATTCCCGATCACGACGCCGTACTATCTGTTATTAAGGCTTTGAACATTATTTACAAGTTAGGAATAAAAACAACTGTGCTTGAGGAAAGTGTGAAAAAGATACATGAGGAAATATCAAAGGTAGCCAGTGAATATAAAACTGCAACAGCTGATCAGGATTCTTTAACAGGCCCAGACTCAATATACAGGTGA
- a CDS encoding glycosyltransferase family 2 protein yields MTVNCKISIVIPTMNEGRTIGKVIDDLQYLNPFEIIVVDTNSTDKTREIASKKGAKVLEEPRRGYGRAYKTGIREANGEIIVCLDGDGTYPAEAIGPLIELLFIDKVDFISCDRMTLRTTYTYTTLHLIGNKILNKTLAILYGFRLYDSQSGMWIFRKDLYAKMKNLSDGMSYSQDIKIEAMRNGRLIEVPIVYGVRITKPKLNTWEDGFHNLFELFIKYVNK; encoded by the coding sequence GTGACTGTCAACTGCAAAATATCCATAGTGATTCCAACAATGAATGAAGGAAGAACAATTGGTAAGGTCATAGATGATCTCCAGTATCTTAATCCTTTTGAGATCATAGTTGTGGACACAAACTCTACGGATAAAACCAGAGAGATTGCCTCAAAAAAGGGTGCAAAAGTCCTGGAAGAACCACGTAGAGGATATGGTAGAGCTTATAAAACAGGCATCAGGGAAGCAAATGGGGAAATTATTGTTTGCCTCGATGGCGATGGAACTTATCCGGCAGAGGCAATTGGCCCCCTAATAGAGCTATTATTCATTGATAAGGTTGACTTCATCTCATGTGACAGGATGACACTGAGAACAACGTACACTTACACCACATTACACCTTATAGGAAATAAGATTCTTAACAAAACTCTGGCAATTCTATATGGTTTCAGATTATACGATTCTCAAAGTGGTATGTGGATTTTTCGGAAAGATTTATATGCTAAAATGAAAAATCTCAGTGATGGAATGTCATATTCACAGGATATAAAAATTGAGGCTATGCGAAATGGCAGATTGATTGAAGTGCCAATTGTTTACGGTGTAAGAATAACGAAACCGAAGCTTAATACATGGGAGGATGGTTTTCACAATCTCTTTGAACTTTTCATTAAATACGTGAATAAGTAA
- a CDS encoding NAD(P)/FAD-dependent oxidoreductase produces MSVKNDYDLIVAGAGLAGTLAATMAARGGVSVLLVDRNEEKNVGRKTNWGWTCGDAVAASHIDYIEESLGVKFSSPELDLPVDGVMALSPDLNSRYPFDGKGFSLNRPVFERKLLSIARSEKIDYMSKFEVTGPIVEDGFIKGITGRDQDGKNVEFRSKIVIDSLGVSTVLRRKLPENNFVDRMVDIDDIESTGRYIYNFELEKEDSNYYDSRYALIHLNNELAPGGYGWVFPKSNGKVNIGLGVQKKALDIRNKKMGRNDNLQTLIDNYVKWLPNFKNLSVDETDNNGKGIWSVPVRRQMESLVYNGYMGAGDSMTMPNPISAGGIGPALIAGVIAGRNAAQSISKGDVSISGLWKYNLDFNEKYGMKMAGMEVFRIYLQSVNNDILNYGMKTFLTKKEASDLTVGMIPELSLAGKAKMIIKGMKNMNAFSNLVYTVRKMNEMNKIYENYPKTPKEFDSFKKRVVEEIENTKKRFPTSPL; encoded by the coding sequence ATGTCGGTTAAAAACGATTATGATTTAATTGTGGCTGGTGCTGGTCTGGCTGGAACTCTGGCAGCAACGATGGCCGCAAGAGGAGGAGTATCAGTTCTGCTTGTTGATAGGAACGAGGAGAAAAATGTTGGTAGAAAAACTAACTGGGGCTGGACATGTGGTGATGCGGTTGCAGCATCCCATATAGACTATATAGAGGAGAGCCTTGGAGTGAAGTTTTCAAGTCCTGAACTAGATCTTCCGGTAGACGGAGTTATGGCTCTATCTCCAGATCTTAATTCCCGCTACCCTTTCGATGGGAAGGGTTTTTCACTTAACAGGCCAGTCTTTGAAAGAAAGCTTCTATCCATTGCAAGAAGCGAAAAGATTGATTACATGTCCAAATTCGAGGTTACTGGACCCATAGTTGAGGACGGTTTTATTAAGGGTATAACAGGTAGAGATCAGGATGGAAAGAATGTAGAATTCAGATCAAAAATAGTTATTGATTCACTTGGTGTATCAACAGTTCTGAGGAGAAAACTACCTGAAAATAACTTTGTGGATAGAATGGTTGATATTGATGATATTGAGAGCACTGGCAGATATATTTATAATTTTGAGCTTGAGAAAGAGGACTCAAATTATTATGATAGCAGATATGCATTAATCCATCTCAACAATGAACTTGCTCCTGGGGGTTATGGCTGGGTTTTTCCCAAGTCTAACGGAAAGGTGAATATAGGACTGGGTGTTCAGAAAAAGGCTCTTGATATAAGAAACAAGAAAATGGGAAGAAATGACAATCTGCAGACCCTCATAGACAACTACGTAAAGTGGCTTCCAAATTTCAAAAATCTAAGTGTTGATGAAACTGACAATAATGGAAAGGGTATATGGTCTGTTCCAGTTAGAAGACAGATGGAGAGCCTTGTTTACAATGGATATATGGGTGCAGGCGATAGCATGACCATGCCTAATCCAATCAGTGCAGGAGGCATTGGACCAGCACTTATTGCAGGAGTTATTGCAGGAAGAAATGCAGCACAATCCATATCAAAGGGAGACGTGTCCATATCAGGTCTCTGGAAGTATAATCTTGACTTTAATGAAAAATACGGAATGAAAATGGCTGGAATGGAAGTTTTCAGGATTTATCTGCAATCAGTAAACAACGATATTCTGAATTATGGTATGAAAACGTTCCTGACTAAAAAGGAAGCCAGTGATCTGACTGTCGGAATGATTCCAGAGCTTTCTCTTGCAGGAAAAGCTAAGATGATAATAAAAGGGATGAAAAACATGAATGCGTTCTCAAATCTTGTATATACGGTGAGGAAGATGAATGAAATGAACAAGATATACGAGAACTACCCCAAAACTCCAAAGGAATTTGATTCATTCAAGAAGAGAGTCGTTGAGGAAATAGAGAATACAAAGAAGAGATTTCCAACTTCACCACTCTAA
- a CDS encoding glycine--tRNA ligase: MNGVDELEVMIELSKRRGFFWPSFSIYGGSAGFNDYGPLGSILKSRIYQEWKNEFTRIGAIEIDSPNLTPEAVLKASGHVDKFIDMAITCSKCKTRYKLENIIESNGGSKIPETLEEAKAIVENGNFKCQKCGTVLTDPYEFHLMFETRSGNETMYLRPETAQGIFVNFKLLLNYNRGKLPMIVIQQGKGFRNEISPRQGIIRQKEFNMAEAEVFLEPDSQDNFIPRDENQITLHDMYSREHKITLLNAVKSHIIGSNDHAFFMETVYRLAIKIGISKERLRFRQHRKDELAHYSKECWDLEVRINDSWLEIAGIADRGTYDLSRHIRESGQNLFYEGEKIARVLEPSIGMDRMIAAAIISNMKKRENEYSYLTFPSEMAPYRVAILPLQKKDGLLEKAKEIFAKIQEIEPYSVFDESGAIGRRYARQDEIGTPFCITVDYDTLERDVVTIRERNSMKQIREVKVDTIVNYPVFLKNPVLDEFKKMNLN; encoded by the coding sequence ATGAACGGAGTGGACGAACTGGAAGTCATGATTGAATTATCAAAAAGGAGAGGGTTCTTCTGGCCATCATTTTCTATTTATGGCGGCTCTGCTGGATTTAATGATTACGGCCCACTTGGTTCAATACTGAAATCTAGAATATATCAGGAATGGAAAAATGAGTTTACAAGAATAGGTGCAATCGAGATAGACTCACCAAACCTCACACCGGAAGCAGTTCTGAAAGCTTCAGGTCACGTGGATAAGTTTATAGATATGGCCATAACCTGTTCTAAATGTAAAACAAGATACAAGCTTGAAAATATAATAGAGAGTAACGGTGGCTCTAAAATACCTGAGACACTGGAAGAGGCTAAAGCTATTGTAGAAAATGGCAACTTCAAATGCCAGAAATGTGGCACGGTCTTAACAGACCCATACGAATTTCATCTGATGTTTGAAACAAGATCCGGTAATGAAACAATGTATCTAAGACCTGAAACAGCCCAGGGAATATTTGTCAATTTCAAGTTACTTCTAAATTACAACAGGGGAAAACTTCCCATGATAGTAATACAGCAGGGAAAAGGGTTCAGGAATGAAATTTCACCAAGGCAGGGAATAATAAGACAGAAGGAGTTCAACATGGCTGAGGCAGAAGTTTTCCTTGAACCAGACAGTCAGGATAATTTCATCCCCAGAGACGAAAACCAGATTACACTTCATGATATGTATTCTAGGGAGCATAAAATTACACTGCTAAATGCAGTTAAGTCGCATATTATAGGCTCCAATGATCATGCTTTCTTTATGGAAACTGTCTACAGATTAGCCATAAAAATAGGTATTTCCAAAGAACGGCTTAGATTCAGGCAGCACAGGAAGGATGAACTTGCACACTACTCGAAGGAGTGCTGGGATTTAGAGGTTAGGATTAACGATTCCTGGCTCGAGATAGCCGGTATAGCCGATAGGGGGACGTATGATCTTTCCAGGCACATCCGGGAATCAGGTCAAAACCTGTTTTATGAAGGAGAAAAAATAGCAAGGGTACTGGAGCCCTCAATAGGCATGGACAGGATGATAGCGGCAGCAATAATATCAAACATGAAGAAAAGAGAAAATGAATACTCGTACCTTACTTTTCCGTCAGAGATGGCACCATACAGGGTAGCCATCCTTCCATTACAGAAAAAGGATGGATTACTGGAAAAGGCGAAAGAGATATTTGCAAAAATCCAGGAAATTGAGCCATATTCAGTATTTGATGAATCAGGGGCCATAGGAAGAAGATATGCCAGACAGGATGAAATAGGAACACCCTTCTGCATAACAGTAGATTATGACACGCTTGAAAGGGATGTGGTAACCATAAGGGAGAGAAACTCAATGAAACAGATAAGAGAAGTTAAGGTGGATACTATTGTGAACTATCCAGTATTCCTTAAGAATCCTGTTTTGGACGAATTTAAAAAAATGAATTTAAATTAA
- a CDS encoding CBS domain-containing protein translates to MESVQSIMTPDPVIFKLPSTVAQAVSVLIKNNITGMPVVNSNGKYVGIISRRDVFANPEETQATRITRSEPSIREDTEIREAAILMVKEKRRHAAIVNSKEEVIGILTPQDFLKTIEKSYGNIIVKEIMKSLAFPIWEKTPLPVVYRSMRLTGIFTYPVTDSHGNFKGLITDRDLFDKIDVSTVRVDDVETMSEDDPWSWDSVRNVVSYFIERNHLKIPEDPAESIAIRKPVVANLNERLALVARKMRDGNFNQLPVTSSVNGLEGILTDLDILSVFMKEK, encoded by the coding sequence ATGGAAAGTGTCCAGTCGATCATGACTCCAGACCCTGTAATATTTAAACTACCCTCCACAGTCGCACAGGCAGTTTCAGTTTTGATTAAGAATAACATTACGGGAATGCCAGTTGTTAATTCTAACGGAAAATACGTTGGAATAATATCAAGAAGAGACGTTTTCGCAAATCCCGAAGAAACTCAGGCAACCAGAATTACAAGAAGCGAACCATCCATTAGGGAAGACACAGAAATAAGAGAAGCAGCCATATTGATGGTTAAGGAAAAGAGAAGACATGCCGCAATTGTTAACAGCAAAGAAGAAGTAATTGGAATTCTTACACCGCAGGACTTTCTGAAAACGATTGAAAAATCCTATGGAAATATCATAGTTAAGGAGATAATGAAAAGTCTTGCCTTCCCGATATGGGAAAAAACTCCCCTTCCAGTCGTTTATAGATCTATGAGACTTACTGGCATATTCACATATCCAGTAACAGATTCCCACGGGAATTTCAAGGGATTGATCACGGACAGGGACCTTTTCGACAAAATCGATGTAAGTACTGTAAGAGTTGATGACGTTGAAACAATGTCAGAAGACGATCCCTGGTCATGGGATTCTGTTAGAAACGTGGTCTCGTATTTTATAGAACGAAATCACCTGAAGATTCCCGAGGATCCAGCGGAGTCCATAGCTATTAGAAAGCCAGTCGTGGCAAATCTTAACGAAAGACTTGCTCTTGTAGCAAGAAAGATGAGGGATGGCAATTTTAATCAGCTCCCCGTCACATCGAGCGTCAATGGTCTTGAAGGAATATTGACCGATCTTGATATTCTTTCTGTATTCATGAAAGAAAAATAA
- the carB gene encoding carbamoyl-phosphate synthase (glutamine-hydrolyzing) large subunit, whose translation MVSETSEEVMRVLVIGSGPVVIGQSAEFDYAGTQACRILRERSIYTILLNSNPATIQTDNYNADRVYIEPINVENAERIIETEGVTHIIGSMGGQTALNLVMELHNSGYLRGKNVKILGTQPESIRIAEDRELFHSVMEKNGITIPWSVSLKRSNYREVATEIDYFPVILRTSFSLGGLSGKIINDSSELISVLDEIFSDSTQKSVEIEKSLLGLIEMEYEVIRDHRGNSIMVCNMENLDPMGVHTGESIVVTPSLTIPDNIHQKMRKTALDIAEIVGIVGACNVQFAIDLESEIFFVVEINPRTSRSSALASKASGYPIAKVATMVILGDSLFSISNPITENTSASFEPSMDYVIVKIPIWPVGKFSDSGTIGISMKSTGEAMGIGRSFEEAFLKALVSTELDFSKYFSKVGRDEIFNNLKTANWERLGYIISAMNMEIDSEKIAELTGWQINIVNRLSNMFKFLGKCAENIEEYLPELKRYGYPDRVISWRSGISEYEILLMRKRVSLFPSFRMIDSSSSEFSSRTKYLYSTYYEDDECGPWKKDSVLILGSGPNRIGQGLEFDYSSVKAIQALKKFGYRSLMINSNPETVSTDFNTSDELYFDPISLEYVSGIIEKRKPYGIIIQFSGQTGQNMAYEIGKIYGEDIIMGTKPSSIARIENRSVFSRDLDQLGITQARWHEAFSINEIVEKSRLLQNRVIIRGSFIIGGSSMFVSRTSADIEIFVNKMKNSAVKFPLLISELIEQATEYDMDFVSNNNQLLVAGILKQIEPAGIHSGDSMAICGPDIPNKELEERMRDIAAKFLNFYAITGFTNIQFMEKDGQLYVIELNARASRTVPFISKWSGVNWVENGIAMLLGKDCIIKEENVKDYAVKIPVFPFNRFHDSDYLLSAEMRSTGEAMVRAPTFDLLKEKIKSFLRIRSERYIFYGKDHILLFDDNGKMEIKEEDAIKIINSSDNINVICSTDSHLRKEISHMADVKKIPLINNQYIWEFIVK comes from the coding sequence ATGGTATCAGAAACTAGTGAAGAGGTTATGAGGGTACTTGTGATTGGTTCAGGTCCTGTGGTTATAGGGCAATCTGCAGAATTTGATTATGCAGGAACTCAGGCATGCAGGATATTAAGGGAAAGAAGCATTTACACAATCCTCCTTAATTCTAATCCAGCAACAATTCAGACTGATAATTACAACGCAGATAGGGTATATATTGAACCCATAAACGTGGAAAATGCAGAACGTATAATTGAAACCGAGGGAGTGACCCACATAATAGGATCAATGGGAGGACAGACAGCTCTGAATCTTGTAATGGAACTTCATAACAGTGGTTATCTTAGGGGAAAAAATGTAAAAATTTTAGGAACGCAGCCAGAATCCATAAGAATAGCAGAAGACAGGGAATTATTCCATTCAGTAATGGAAAAAAATGGCATAACAATACCATGGTCTGTTTCCCTCAAAAGGAGCAACTACAGGGAAGTTGCAACAGAAATTGATTACTTTCCGGTTATTCTCAGAACATCCTTTTCTCTGGGAGGACTTTCAGGAAAAATCATTAATGATAGTTCAGAGCTGATCTCGGTTCTAGATGAAATATTTTCAGATTCAACTCAGAAATCTGTGGAAATAGAGAAATCCCTGTTGGGACTCATTGAAATGGAGTATGAAGTCATCAGAGATCATAGAGGAAATAGCATCATGGTATGCAACATGGAAAATCTTGATCCTATGGGAGTACATACAGGGGAGAGCATAGTCGTTACACCATCCCTTACGATTCCAGATAATATCCATCAGAAAATGAGGAAAACAGCACTGGATATAGCTGAAATAGTCGGTATAGTTGGAGCATGCAATGTTCAGTTTGCAATAGATCTGGAAAGTGAAATTTTCTTCGTTGTTGAAATTAACCCCCGTACATCCAGATCTTCTGCTCTTGCTTCCAAGGCAAGTGGTTATCCTATAGCCAAGGTTGCAACAATGGTAATCTTAGGTGATTCCCTCTTTTCTATTTCTAATCCCATAACTGAAAACACATCCGCTTCCTTTGAACCTTCAATGGATTATGTAATAGTGAAAATTCCCATATGGCCAGTTGGAAAATTCTCTGATTCAGGTACCATCGGAATATCCATGAAATCCACAGGAGAGGCTATGGGCATAGGAAGATCCTTCGAGGAAGCTTTTCTTAAGGCTTTAGTATCGACAGAGCTTGATTTCAGCAAATACTTCTCAAAAGTAGGAAGGGATGAGATATTTAATAATTTAAAGACAGCAAACTGGGAGAGGCTTGGATATATAATATCTGCAATGAATATGGAGATTGATTCTGAAAAGATTGCTGAATTAACAGGCTGGCAAATAAATATAGTCAATAGACTATCTAATATGTTCAAATTTCTTGGAAAGTGTGCAGAAAATATTGAGGAATATCTGCCGGAACTTAAAAGATATGGCTATCCTGATAGAGTAATCTCCTGGAGATCTGGAATAAGCGAGTATGAAATCCTATTAATGAGAAAGAGAGTTTCTCTTTTTCCAAGCTTCAGGATGATCGATTCATCTTCATCTGAATTCAGTTCAAGGACAAAATATCTCTATTCTACATATTATGAGGATGATGAGTGTGGTCCCTGGAAGAAGGATTCTGTACTAATTCTTGGATCAGGTCCAAACAGGATTGGACAGGGGCTTGAATTTGATTACAGTTCCGTAAAAGCAATTCAGGCACTAAAAAAATTTGGTTACAGATCACTGATGATAAATTCTAATCCGGAAACTGTATCCACTGATTTTAACACATCTGACGAACTATATTTTGATCCTATTTCACTCGAATATGTGAGCGGAATAATCGAAAAAAGGAAGCCATATGGAATAATCATCCAGTTCTCAGGTCAGACTGGGCAAAACATGGCATATGAGATTGGAAAAATATACGGTGAAGATATAATTATGGGAACAAAGCCTTCTTCCATAGCCAGAATTGAAAACAGGTCAGTATTCTCAAGGGACCTCGATCAGCTGGGTATAACACAGGCCAGGTGGCATGAGGCATTCAGTATTAATGAAATAGTTGAAAAATCAAGATTGTTACAGAATAGGGTAATTATTAGGGGCAGCTTCATAATAGGAGGCTCTTCAATGTTCGTGAGCCGAACCTCAGCCGATATTGAAATATTCGTAAATAAAATGAAAAACAGTGCTGTTAAATTCCCATTATTAATTTCTGAGCTAATCGAACAGGCCACTGAATATGATATGGATTTCGTAAGCAATAATAATCAGCTTCTGGTTGCAGGAATATTAAAACAAATTGAACCGGCTGGAATTCACTCAGGAGATTCAATGGCAATTTGTGGTCCAGATATACCCAATAAGGAACTTGAAGAAAGGATGAGAGACATTGCTGCAAAATTTCTGAACTTTTACGCCATAACTGGATTTACAAACATTCAGTTCATGGAAAAGGATGGTCAGCTATATGTCATCGAACTCAATGCAAGAGCAAGCAGGACCGTTCCATTTATCAGTAAGTGGTCAGGTGTAAACTGGGTTGAAAATGGGATCGCAATGCTCCTTGGTAAGGACTGTATCATCAAAGAGGAAAATGTTAAGGACTATGCGGTTAAGATACCGGTATTCCCTTTTAATAGATTTCACGATAGTGACTACCTTCTCTCCGCAGAGATGAGATCTACAGGGGAAGCTATGGTAAGGGCACCAACATTTGATTTATTAAAGGAGAAGATCAAATCATTTTTAAGAATTCGTTCTGAGAGATACATATTTTACGGAAAAGATCACATCTTGCTCTTTGATGATAATGGAAAAATGGAAATAAAAGAGGAGGATGCCATTAAAATTATAAATTCATCTGATAACATAAATGTGATTTGCAGTACTGACAGTCATCTAAGGAAAGAAATATCGCATATGGCAGATGTTAAAAAAATACCACTAATAAACAACCAGTATATATGGGAATTCATAGTAAAATAA
- the sfsA gene encoding DNA/RNA nuclease SfsA — protein MEFRKIEYGHRVMKIDSELTEATVIERKNRFLVEVESSGRTLNVHLHDPGRLKELIFPGSKVNIRKTKGEKTSFSITSVIHNGEEILIDTRFHNRIAEIFINGSFRREVTHGDSRYDFGIEDGYVEVKGCSMQLGEYVIFPDAPTSRGAKHIRNLTKMRNEGMDTNLIFLLFRRNTKYFYPNIVTDPIFAEAFFEAVSSGVGMIFPRFSMKGDSIFFEGMNTIGENPFN, from the coding sequence GTGGAATTTAGAAAAATAGAATATGGACACAGAGTAATGAAAATTGACTCTGAGCTTACGGAAGCAACTGTTATAGAAAGAAAAAACCGTTTTCTAGTAGAGGTCGAATCTTCAGGTAGAACTTTGAATGTTCACCTTCATGATCCTGGGAGACTAAAAGAGCTTATCTTTCCAGGCTCTAAAGTTAATATAAGGAAGACTAAGGGAGAAAAGACATCGTTTTCAATTACCTCCGTGATTCACAATGGTGAAGAAATATTAATTGATACAAGATTTCACAATAGAATTGCAGAAATATTTATTAATGGGAGTTTCCGAAGGGAAGTAACTCACGGCGATTCGAGATATGACTTCGGAATAGAGGATGGATATGTTGAGGTAAAGGGCTGTTCCATGCAATTAGGAGAATATGTCATTTTTCCGGACGCGCCAACATCCAGGGGAGCAAAACATATTCGTAATCTGACAAAAATGAGAAATGAAGGTATGGACACAAACCTTATTTTTCTACTTTTTCGCAGAAATACAAAATACTTTTACCCGAATATAGTAACGGATCCTATATTTGCAGAGGCTTTTTTTGAAGCTGTTTCATCAGGTGTTGGCATGATATTCCCTAGATTTTCTATGAAGGGAGATAGTATATTCTTTGAGGGTATGAACACTATTGGCGAGAATCCGTTCAATTGA